One Uloborus diversus isolate 005 chromosome 7, Udiv.v.3.1, whole genome shotgun sequence genomic window, aatcgtgattgctcaaaaaaaaaaaaaaaaaaaaaaaaaaagaaattaacttgaattataaaattttgaattcaaattatgtttttcgcaatcacgagttgcgacaggaccctgctcattgggggcTACTGTTTCttgaaacggctcctgtcccccaaccTCATCCACCTCCTGGTGGTTacgttacgtgtgtatagttgtgtgtgtgtagtgtgtgtgcgtagacctgtgtgtatgcacgtaggtgtatgtgtatgcacttaggcgtgtgtatatgtgtgtaatgGCTTATGTGTatgaacgtgtgtgtgtgtgtatgagcgtgcgtgtgtgtaggacatggacgtcccCGAGCAGGACAAACAGATTcaaggaggcagtgctcggagccgcgcctgcagaggacggtgggcggtggtgctgcagagacccctgttccaagctgaaaaaggcacggacatcaaagacggtcaaatgagaacaataagcaatagcgattgctcaaaaaggggggggggggacgtgaaaaatttgcagatgtTCTGCACTTTAgactttaccttcccacggtagCAGACTTCGGTACTTTTTCTTTTGTCAGTTCAACGCAatcttaatttttgttattttacaaataaaagaaaGCATTTCGAGGAGCattcattttttgatgaaaagtgtTTCGCATCACCTttagctgaccctttgaccctccctgACTTCGCCTTTGCCCTGGCTTGCTTTTAGTCTAAGTATTAGaatagttttctgaaatttttagaacaTAACTAACTCATTAACACATAGAGGTCTAAATTTAAGGTTTGAGTCAGAAAATTgcatattggggggggggacgggaatttaattttttttttttttttttgcctgattgttgaacagcgtcacttgacaaaacttttattttcgaagtagaccgtgcaacgccgggcaatgtAGCTAGTTATTAATATTTCtaaagtcttttttcttttttttactccagtattcacttttaagaaaattaaattaagctaagAGATAGAAAGGAATAAATATAAAAGTGAAAGAAAACTAAATCGATTATATaacgtaaaaaaagaaatttggaaTCGAAAAAGGTGTTTTTGTTTCAACTATGTATGCgcgaaattgttcttttttttagagGAGCGAACGAAATTTTGGCTATTTTGAGCAAACCAGCTGTGTGCTGTGTGCATATAAAACAACTGGTTAGTACAGAAAATTAGTCTCTTGTTTACGAACTCTTTCCGTTAAACCGGTTAAGATGCTCCGAAAAAGAGCAAATATGTATTAGTATACTTCCCCTTAAAGCAGGGGAGAGCGCTGCTCTCAAAGATAGTAAAAGTAGAAGATTGGACACTGCGTGAGTGTATTGCCAAGAAAACAACGACTTCTAATAATGATGGTATGACACAAAAGCTAACATACAGGGAAAGTGAGCACGCGTTTGGCGCCAATGTTGAATTGGAGTTTCTCGGAATTGGCTCAGAAGTTGCTTGGGTTGCTATAGCTTTTGACTCGGAATTCCAAGAAAAAAGAGGGGCGCAAGGTTTGTTGAGGGGAACACATGACCACAGACACGACGGGATACTAATTACCACCCCGATGTCCGATCAATGATAGCAAGATAGTTTGTGATCGTTCTCTATTCCtggctttttttctgaagaatggaTGCCAGATGTGTGCAGCGGGCATTTGCTTTGTTGAAATCCAACTGTGCAGTTAAATTGCGTTTGGAAGAAAAGTACACTAACTTGCGGAATTGATGGACTTTTTACTCACAAGCATATTTCACTTCTAAAACATAAAACTGACGCAGAAACTATGACTTTTTCCAGTATTTTATTATAGTCATGACAAAGCGAGTGCTTGTTTCTGATGAGAtgaattgaaagaaataatataataacaaaaaaaaaaacgactcacGGAATGCAAATGTCACAAGAATATCTGAATTAGGGAAATTAAATTGCAACAATCTGATCAACTTTTTGCATTAGTgtttgtgaaaattcaaattaaagcgaAACATAACGAGCTGAGAAATTACTAGGGTCACCCgcggtaaaatgggtataaaaaacaccatttttaatttcagtgacccatagcagaaatattatgaaatataattgtgtttttgttcaatattctatacattgcgtatcttaggtctaatttgGACATAGTTTGTGTTAaccttttactttaaatttagtgtgaaggggtatacctattttacccctgtgtatacccattttaccccgtgcttcggggtaaaatgggtatacaccggggtaaaatgggtatatgctgtttaaagttgaactacactaagtaatggagatttttttttaaattgagtataaTTACATTGGAGGATaaaactttaatccaaaacaaccacaaaaaatgtttacagaaccaaatttttgaacaaaaggcGCATTTGCAAAGACTTGCCATTTggctgaggtagtatttttacaactttgtgatGCCTGCACAACATCTTTCTTGGGGAGTATATAAGATAATTtggcagatgattttgtagcgaacttctcagtatattcaccttcagctgatatttcagtgattaaacctatgaattccacaaatttaacaacGGCCCTGTCGCCAATTGCTCTGATCAACAACTAGGAGAACCACTAGTTTTCACTTTTACTGCATCAATCATTTCTACTGCTAAtcattttatcaattattgttaatgtcttttttttttatttatttattttatgtgtatttattttatttttctgcttttgtttgtcTCTTTCCTGTTTGTGTACAATCTTGCAGCCACCTGCTCTGTAATTAAAACTTCTCCCATCTTTGTTTGgactcttacatttttttttctttgtaaatttttcacTTCCTTACCAGTGCTAAAAAATGACTGTGAACTAAGAGGTATAGCAGGaggatttagttattcagtacaactttgctatgagacataaggattctgttgtgattgtgTGTGGGTTGTACTTAGGCTATGTTCTGGGCATGGGGGGTTagtggttttaaaaagaaattaaaaagatagcATATTAGCTATCAATACTTACTATGTTTTATAATGTGTACCGGTctatcatatacataataaactttaaattactaacctacagtaatcatgaactatATCGATAATAATCGAAAAATATACCTTTAAGTACTAATTCGCGTAatttatagtaattaaaataaaacaaatatagagtaattatttataaatttttttaaaaacatacttttagtttaaaagatgaataatatctaacatttgtcttgcaaagataatttaagttttttaatcttcatgcattCAATGTTTTTAACTCGAAAAAgttggctatacccattttaccccgtgcaactaaaagtactataaaatttttgtaaatattaaaatttacttattttttgagttttctgttagaaaaattctttttctatcaaatccaaataaaaaacttccgaaactcttcctgtaaatttttctagaaagaagtttatcactcactATAAGCGCATtgttttgtgttctgaaaaataaaactgttactaagcctggtaaatgagttgctagattttttttcctcaagtcaaaatgttgcctgatatgtaaacgttttcatcatatttttttattttcaaaaaatattgtctagtagaataaaatcaagaaaaatacaactatacccattttaccccggctacccattttaccccgggtccccctataaattaaagaaaaagattaatacaACAATGACTAGTGATACACAGGAAATAATTGCAgagttttaactttaataatttgtttcctgggacatacatttaaaaatctaattaaaaaaaaaaaaatacattttgaattccaacaaatcatacaaaatttataaataggtaaaaatttacatgaaaaaaaagttttttctcaaaaaatctgacGTGATATATAATAAtctttcaatcaataaacataattgaaaagtaatttcaattacaaaatagttttcaaaagtaaaagaagctgCAAACAGTCAGTAAAAATTATGCAACTACTGGTGAACAGCAAAAGTTGACTTATATTCAGCTttgtcttgtgtgtgtgtgtgttgaatttttttttaaatgaattttttatttttttatggtaaattataatttttaattcaatttttgaatttttgtgtacatGCAGTAGAAAAACACGTaaagaatgaatatatatatatatatatatacgagtatatatttAAAGTCACAATTCCTTCCGAACAGCAAATAGCCGCTGAACATTTTAGTCATTGGAGTCcgtttcattaatttcttgttgTATATGGgcacttttaattaaattgcaaTTGAAATGAATCTAGCAGCAGATCCTATGCCCAATATTGTAGAATGAAGAACTTTGCTTTTATATAAATTGAGCGGTAGTATTCCTTAACGCCATATCCAAATGTATACCATAAAAATTCCTGGTATATAATTCTCCATAACAAAAGGATTTTACTcgtatgcttttgaaaaaaatcttgtgattctcacaaaagtgatttatgttaaaactttatttaaagtacATTCATATGAATACGAACTGAaataagattaattttgattattggcTTAATATTTAGTTctagaaaaattctttaaccatTATTTTCTTGTAGCCCAATAGTTACTTCAATTAAAATGACATAACGAATCTCTCTCACCTAAGGAGTCATTGTCTAAGGAATGCCTAAGGAATCATTTATGTTGTAAGTAAGAAatacgcaatgaaaaaataatcgaaatttagAACAGCAATCTTAGGAGATTCTcctcaaatattttgattattagcTCAATATGTAGTTGAAGAGAAATTATTCCACCATTATTTGCTTGTAGCCCTATAGTTACGTTGAGAGAAACTTCATAAAAGAAACCAGGTCCGGATATATAAGTTTTGAGCCCCCCTACAACAAAGTCTGTAGGGCCCTTTCCCAGAggtttctctttccttttttttttcagtttttcgtttcaatttcttaGGCAGTTGGGTTGAAAGtctaaaaatttccaaatataagaaatcataataataataaaaatgcatttaactttttcagaaatcacatttcattcaaaattaacggATGAATGATGAGTAGAATAATTtgggtaatttttgaaacgttgaacaaagaaagctacgtgctaattttttaaacagatagaAACATTTTGCATGTGTTTTTGTTAAAcagaaagaataatatggattgcattatatttttgaatgtttaatatttttgatgttttgtaagaaaaataaaccgcatttaatttgtaagaagttaatttttctaattatagTAAATGTAATAAGGTATAAATTaggaattttattaagtactaaaatttttagagcatgtTCATACATGAAACATTTGCTTGACTCAAGTTGATGACTACTGAAATTTCCAGAGGCGATTACTGTGGTCATTTagcgagaaacattttgaagtaatgtataaaataaaagagTGTTAAGACTCCCCCCTTACCCCACCaccattttgaattttgtaataaaagtggACATTGTTATTAATGCAGTACTTCTGCTTAATACtgttattagtatttaaattattgatcgctaaataaatgtgtataaaatgaacacaaagattacaaaacatcatttaagtttttaaatagttttgtggGTAATGCTAATGCAACtacttaataatgaaaaattcgaaaccgaacagaaaaatattgtcaaaacaacaaattccaattaaaacattacatttatttgcattattaaaGCTGTGAATTTAACAGATTTGCATTTCGTAACGTTTAAATTAATTAGAGCATGAATAAAATATCCcaccactttaaattttttctaatggagTTAAGAATATCAAACTGAGTCAATCATAAAAATTAGCCaataataaagattttctttgtcgttatttaatgttttaaaatcaatattttaagaccgctAAAATCTTCATTCCCGTGACATTTTCCTTAAATCTTAGAACGCTTTCAGTAAAATTTAACCATTTGATTCTCTCTGTTTTGGAACATTCAAATGAAAGTATTAAACTACCcgatttattttactctttacttATTACAAACTAGGTAGGGTGTCCGAGAAAAACGAAAAACATCGGATAGCGGTAACAGAAAGAGCTTCGGAACCTCTCTGTTTAGTTACAACTTGAGTTACCCGTTTGTGGCGGAGAAAGCAACGTGCAGGGGCACGCAAGATGATTTTCTTCCGCTTCTCTTATGTTCTTTATTTTGCTCTTCTGTCTTTTAAAGTTAGAATTACTGCGTGAAGGAAAAAGtgtgcattaaaaaattttttatttatcgaacagattcttttctgctcaataatgattaaaaatgagtAAGTTATGATATAGTGCTTTCAGTTGGTTGTGATTAGCATTCAATCAGCAATAGGTTTAAAAGAGTCTtgagtatttgaaattttaaactcttttgcttataatattcaattttatctctctcacactgtctttttcttttttatccgcTACTTCTCgacctaaaaaattaatttgaaaaaaaaaaaaaaaaataaataaatgaatgaaataaaaaaaaaaaataatttaacaagacAAAGATATTAGTGTACAAACACGATATTGAATGCATAAGTATATGAAATGAACGGTTTTATCTCAAGATCTTTctattttgattctttgaaatcatattttatggtaatatataatttttaatttaatgtttgtgaTAAGCTAATTTGTAGGTTTCGTACATGCAGTAGAAAAGCAGTGAAGACTGGgggaaaaatacgaaattaataaAGTCGCAATTCCTTCCGAACAGCAAATAGCCGCTGAACATTTTAGTCCTTAGATTCCGTTTCATTGATTTCTTGTTTTATATGGGCACTTTCAATTAACTCTTCATAAATTGCACTTAAAATGAATCAGCAGCAGACTCGATGCTTAGTACTGTAGAATGGAGAACTTAGCTTTTATAATTTCACGTTTCATTCAAAACTAACGGATGAATTATGATTAGAataaaatgggtaatttttgaagctttgaacaaagaaaggtacgtgataatattttaaaacagaaacatttggcatatgtttctgttaaaaagaaagaataatatgaatggcacatatatttttgatgttttctaagaaaacgagctaactgcattttaatttgtaaatattcaaattttccatttttccaaaaaaaaaaaaaactttttgacaacaAAACACCTCTAAATTTccgaaatttatcaaaatttcccaaccctctttccgtttttttttttttatttttaagcgtttttcttttagtttatttatttatttatttatttattattgttttttatttatttatttatttattaatgttttttatttatttatttattaatgttttttatttatttatttttaatagttattattattattattttactagaaaagttCTGTTCCAATGAcagaccacatacacacacaaactgattaaataaatgaaataaaatgtaaacagaataaaataaaagtaaatatttcaaattaaaaaaaaatcaggaattttttaaatttatctatttgaagaaataaatgtaggaatctccccctcccccccgaaaatattttttcatggcgGAATtcgcgccataatcccccccccccaaacccccggtgggcacccctgttgttcagaataaaaaaagtaacaagTTTATGATAATGTCAATCTGTGATAAAATCTCATTGTAAGTCAAACTTGAAATGCGTTAAATTAGTTGCAGCTTTTCCAACTTTAAGCagcatattgtaataaaaataacgcACTAATAGCAAATTATAGCAACCGAATTCgctgttttatttcaataattaatattctTAAGCATCTAAGACTTTTAGTTTATAGCTTTTTCACATTCACGAACAGATGAGACAGTAGATATTTTCGGAATCTTATTTTACAAACAGCTACTCTCTTGTGCTTGACGACACCCCGCTGGCGACCCTACCTACGAAAAACGGCTTGAGGCTTAATTACTTTCACCACCTCCAAAGACGCGGACGACACAGCGTACCGAAAAGAGCAGCGCTTCCGTATTGGCGACGTATTGCCTCTACGACACCTAAACGCGACTTTCGCCAAAATTTTCACGCCAATCTTCTCCTAAATGTTGGCTTTTTTGTCATAATGTTCGTAACCAGTCTTCTCCGAGAAAAATAGCATAGGATTATGCTACAGTGTCCCGTGGCGCCTCAGTCGTCCAATCAGAGCCGAGTGCGGGATAATGTGCGAGCGGTGCGTTCCTTCCGAAGCGACTATTGTGCTGCAGAATTATCGAAGGGAAGTTATCGAAAAGTCTGAATGTAAGCCTATAACGCACAACAATCGCATCCACTCGCAATCGCGCCTCTTGATGATGGCGATCGGAGCTTCGATCCCCCACAACTTCATCTGAATATCGGATATCTCTTCCAGCACACTTCTCACTATCAAACATGGCCGTCATCTTGTTTGTATCGTGGTTACCGGTGTTGCTCGTGATCGCGACCGCCGCTATTCAACATGGAGGCCACGCGCAAATCGTCAGCTCTCGCGTTTCCGATCGGGAGAGTCTAATTCCGCATCACGGCCGCTGTGAACCCATCACCATCCCCCTGTGCAAAGACATCCCCTACAATGAAACCATCATGCCCAATTTGCTGAACCACCAAAAGCAAGAAGATGCGGGATTGGAGGTGCATCAGTTCTTTCCGTTAGTCAAAGTGCAGTGCAGTCCAGACTTGCAGTTTTTTCTATGTACCATGTACGCGCCTGTGTGTACCATTATAGAACGAGCCATACCACCTTGCAGATCTCTGTGTATGAAAGCGCGTGAAGGCTGCGAGCGTCTGATGAATAACTTCGGCTTCCAGTGGCCGAAGAGCCTCGATTGTGACAAGTTTCCTGAAGCTGGTGGTGAAATGCTTTGTGTTGGTGAGAATAACACAGATCGAGCACCCCACCCCCCTCCCGGCAGTGGAGTTTACCCGCAAACCCCTATCCGCAATAACACTTCCATTGCTAGAGGTCGTAAATTCATATGCCCTGAAGAATTCAAAGTTCCTAAAGGCTTGGGATACACACTCCGTGTAGGAGATGCAGTGGAAAAAAATTGTGGTGCTCCATGTGATGGTATGTTCTTCACAAAGCAAGAAAAGAAACTTGCCCGCACTTGGATCGGAATCCTAGCCATCCTCTGTATGGCATCAACATTATTCACTGTTCTGACTTTCCTGATCGACATGCATCGTTTTCGATACCCAGAACGACCTATCATATTCCTTTCCGTTTGTTACTTCATGGTAGCTGCCACATATGTTGCAGGATTCGTCATGGATGAGCAGGTGTCCTGCAACGATCCTTTCCCATCGCCAAACAATCGCACCAACATTGAAATGATACGAACGATTACACAAGGCAACGACAAAAAGTGGTGCACAATCTTCTTCATGTTGCTGTATTTCTTCAGCATGGCCAGTTCAATCTGGTGGGTAATACTCACCCTTACGTGGTTCCTAAGTGCGGGTATGAAATGGGGGCATGAGGCTATTGAAAACAATTCCCAGTACTTTCATCTTGCCGCTTGGACAGTACCTGCTATAAAAACCATCACCATACTGGCCATGAATAAAGTCGAAGGAGACGTACTGAGTGGTGTCTGCTTTGTCGGCCTGTGGAATCGAGATTCATTGCGTGCTTTTGTGCTTGCACCTTTAGGTGTCTATTTAGGGCTAGGAACCCTATTCCTCTTTGCAGGATTTGTTTCACTATATCATATCCGTACCATCATGAAGCATGATGGCACCCGTACCGATAaacttgaaaaattaatgattCGCATTGGAGTATTTTCAGTGCTGTATACTGTTCCTGCTGTAATTGTATTAGCTTGTTATGTCTACGAGACCTTTTACTTTGACTCTTGGATGATGTCGTGGCAAAGGGAGAAGTGCAGTCGACCCTTGTACAGCATACCTTGTCCAGAAGTTGGCAAAGATCCGGTTTCTTGGCCAAAACCAGATCTTGCTGTGTTCATGTTAAAATATCTCATGACTTTGATGGTGGGCATTACGTCTGGGTTTTGGATCTGGTCGGGTAAAACTTTCACCTCGTGGAAAAATGTCTATCTAGGGCTTTGTCGAAGGATACATCGAAACGAAGCCTATGTGTGATACAATGTGCCATACTGTAAAAACTTAGTTGTATAATAATTTGCAGGAAAATACTTGTTCtgatagtttctgagaaaaactAAAAAGATGGACATAGAAAGTTTGTTCTAggcaaattttttctttcaagtgtTTTCAAGCAACTGGTACCTTACTTCAAAACAGGAGTTAAACCGGTATGTATTGTTCATAGTGAAATGATTCAAACATAGAATAATTTCCAAGCATGGTCACTATTTGCTGCATTTAGATTCCGAGTGAATTAAGTATTTCTACCCCTTTTTTCATATGTACTGTTCTCAAAATTTCACTTTGAAAGCTATACAGCGGTGCACACAAGGGGAAAACTAGGGGGTTCGGACCTCTCTTCATGgttgttgagttttttttaattgactataTAATCCCTCTGTAtgaaataattccaagcaaaagtaacaataattttagatttaataaatgaaaaaaatatatatattttcttcccctacaaaatataactgtatgtgaacataaattgttctagaatgatgattttgcttcactcttttaatttttaactgtgaaaaaagaaaattatatccattcttgtgctttctagtattttaattaagtatttgtaactcaaatttatttaattaactattGCTAAGTAATTATTAAATAGCTTTTTTGTTCCTGACAATTGTTAAAATCATAAGAATGTTTGAAAGCGTATTGTGGTATGATATGAGCATCGTGGACCTTCTATCCTGGATGCCCCCTTTCAGAACTTCCTGTGTTCGCCACTGCAGTAGAACCTTGATTAACTGGTGTGATCGGGATCCAACACCTTCTGCAATGTTAATTTAATAAGACATAACATAGCAAGCTTTAAtctttgttttgttattattatatttttttgttttaaattttgaacccCTTGCTAAAATAATAGTACTTAACACAGCATTAAACTTTCAGTTTCTATCGCTTTCAAAATTGAACTGCATTTTCAAAACTAGAATTATTTAGTGTTCAGATTTATTAGtcagttgaaaagaaaacaaacaaacaaagcaaagggaaaaaaaattgaattttgacatttttcattcaaattatgttttttgcaatcatgagtatgtgtgtatgtaggcgtttgtgtcgAGGCGTGAGtggtgtgggtatgtatgtgtgtgggtataggtttgtgtatgtgtgcttgtgtctgtgtgcagacatgagtgtggttatgtgtgtgtgtttatacgCATGTGTGTAGTATATGGACACAACATGGAGATgattttcgctggaggagcagcatcgtgaggggacggtcgacagtggtgctgcagagggaggcggtgggaaaataaaatcataggacatcaaaacagtcaagtgagaacaataagcaatcgtgattgctcaaaaacaaccAGATGTGATAGAAATGCGTGTGGAATAAATGCATTCAATTACTTAAGAATACCAGTTTCCAATGACCTCGAAgtgatcaaaagaaaaatttttctaTAATCTGGCCAGTTTTATGATTTTCAAATAATctaggttctactgtaattttgATGTTTTCTATTCTTACCCTATCTGAAATTCTTCTGTAACATGTTATTTTGAAACTTAGTATATCcttgcctcaaagcaacagtaagatatcttagtgttattcctggggttagatgtcttactgttgctctgaggtgacgatataattttcaaatcatgtatctgtaaaaaatttctttctaaacCTTTTTCTCTAGCTCCACTGCCAACaatataagtttgaaaaaaaaaagatggaaattcgaaattgattttgtgttccccttttttttttgtaattgcttttttaatGTCTTAGTTGTTTTTCAATCAATAGGCTCATGGTTTTTTTAGAACTATTTCCTTGAATCTCAAAACATTACATTTATGTGAGGCATTTAGagtaaatgttaaaaacaacTTTACATTGCATTTTAAACAACTGactgtaagcattttttttactggcaacttttaaacatttttgtgttcatcattctttttttttgtatgaaaaagtTAGTCATTAATGCTTTTTTGACTAATGACTGATTTATCATGTGTTCATTTTTTATCTTTCACCTAActtagattaaaaaataattttatccttttttggcTGATTTTATAATTACTTGAAATGTTTTAGCTTGCATGTAAAAACATTTGAACTTAATGAAGTACCAATAAAAAATCAGGagaattgattttcaaaaagttcaaaaattgatTTAAGCATAAAATATGCTATGGATTAGTCACAAAGTATTGCTAAAATAAAGTGcttatcttaaaacttaataGTAAAATTTTAGATAATATGTTTTAGGTTGAAAATGGAGTGGTAAACTTTGGCAGGCAATggtaaatttttttcatatttcaaaatgagatgagttatgaaatttttaacaatttttaattttgtacttttgaacAAACAGGCCTGTCATTTTGAGTTTTTCCAAGGGAGGGGGGTTCAAAAAGTACATGTTTAGTGCAATTTAAACAAGTTAACAAAGTAAAAA contains:
- the LOC129226019 gene encoding frizzled-7-B-like, whose protein sequence is MAVILFVSWLPVLLVIATAAIQHGGHAQIVSSRVSDRESLIPHHGRCEPITIPLCKDIPYNETIMPNLLNHQKQEDAGLEVHQFFPLVKVQCSPDLQFFLCTMYAPVCTIIERAIPPCRSLCMKAREGCERLMNNFGFQWPKSLDCDKFPEAGGEMLCVGENNTDRAPHPPPGSGVYPQTPIRNNTSIARGRKFICPEEFKVPKGLGYTLRVGDAVEKNCGAPCDGMFFTKQEKKLARTWIGILAILCMASTLFTVLTFLIDMHRFRYPERPIIFLSVCYFMVAATYVAGFVMDEQVSCNDPFPSPNNRTNIEMIRTITQGNDKKWCTIFFMLLYFFSMASSIWWVILTLTWFLSAGMKWGHEAIENNSQYFHLAAWTVPAIKTITILAMNKVEGDVLSGVCFVGLWNRDSLRAFVLAPLGVYLGLGTLFLFAGFVSLYHIRTIMKHDGTRTDKLEKLMIRIGVFSVLYTVPAVIVLACYVYETFYFDSWMMSWQREKCSRPLYSIPCPEVGKDPVSWPKPDLAVFMLKYLMTLMVGITSGFWIWSGKTFTSWKNVYLGLCRRIHRNEAYV